In the Dehalococcoidia bacterium genome, one interval contains:
- a CDS encoding peptide ABC transporter substrate-binding protein, with amino-acid sequence MSNRLTLGIVGVAAVLVLALAGFLVLVVAGGDDDDDGSTTSGQNGEEPGNDDGDGDDDGDDSEPASGELRLRGEDPLVLDPAIAQDAGSANYIVEIFSGLVRLDTNLDVQPDVAERYETSDDGTVYTFHLHPSASFQDGRPVLAEDVKYSFERALNPDTGSIVAENFLGDIVGARDVSRGRATELSGLRVVDDATVEITIDAPKPYFIYKLTYPTAFIVDERQITANPSRWTQKPNGTGPYELGEWRLGERIVLQAYERHHLGPPKLKTVRFELSGGSSLVAYQDGDIDVTGIGLDDLSRIQDPGDPLHAEYVETTQQLIDYIGFNVNVPPFDDPDVRRAFALAIDRQKIAEVILEDAIPVANGIIPPGVPGHTDEDKTFPYDPERARQLIAGSQYGNDLPEITLAESGAGATVGPTTEAIVQMWRDELGVDVRIQHAESGTFFSDVDQGRYQMFHLGWIMDYPDPENVLDLLFHGESRQNNTRYDNPDVNAKLEQARVEQDSEARLRLYQEVERTLIEDAAWVPLFFDRSYILVKPYVQGFTLPPTVVERFRDVEVNR; translated from the coding sequence ATGAGCAACAGGCTCACCCTGGGCATTGTGGGCGTCGCGGCGGTCCTCGTCCTCGCGCTCGCCGGCTTTCTCGTCCTGGTCGTCGCCGGCGGCGATGACGATGATGACGGCTCGACGACCAGCGGCCAAAACGGCGAAGAACCCGGCAACGACGACGGAGATGGCGACGACGACGGAGACGATAGCGAGCCCGCATCGGGCGAACTGCGGCTGCGCGGCGAGGATCCGCTCGTCCTCGATCCGGCCATCGCGCAGGATGCCGGCTCGGCGAACTACATCGTCGAGATCTTCTCCGGTCTCGTCCGCCTTGACACCAACCTCGACGTGCAGCCAGACGTTGCTGAGCGCTATGAGACCAGCGACGACGGCACCGTCTATACCTTCCACCTGCACCCGAGTGCGAGCTTCCAGGACGGCCGGCCGGTACTCGCCGAAGACGTAAAGTATTCCTTCGAACGCGCGCTCAACCCGGATACCGGGTCGATCGTCGCAGAAAACTTTCTCGGCGATATCGTCGGCGCGCGCGACGTCTCGCGCGGGCGCGCGACGGAACTCAGCGGACTGCGCGTCGTGGACGATGCGACAGTCGAGATCACGATCGATGCGCCCAAGCCGTACTTCATCTACAAGCTGACTTACCCGACGGCGTTCATCGTTGACGAGCGGCAGATCACGGCGAATCCGAGCCGCTGGACGCAGAAGCCCAACGGCACCGGCCCCTACGAACTCGGTGAGTGGCGGCTGGGCGAGCGTATCGTCCTGCAGGCGTACGAGCGGCATCACCTGGGCCCGCCGAAGCTCAAGACGGTGCGTTTCGAGCTCTCCGGCGGTTCGTCGCTCGTGGCGTACCAGGACGGCGATATCGACGTTACCGGCATCGGGCTCGACGACCTGTCGCGCATCCAGGATCCCGGCGACCCGCTTCATGCCGAGTACGTCGAGACGACGCAACAGCTCATCGACTACATCGGCTTCAACGTAAACGTGCCGCCGTTCGACGACCCCGACGTGCGCCGGGCGTTCGCGCTTGCCATCGACCGCCAGAAGATCGCGGAAGTGATCTTGGAGGATGCGATTCCAGTGGCGAACGGGATCATTCCTCCGGGCGTGCCGGGTCACACCGACGAGGACAAGACGTTCCCGTACGATCCGGAGCGCGCCCGCCAACTCATCGCGGGATCGCAGTACGGAAATGACTTGCCGGAGATCACACTCGCCGAAAGCGGCGCCGGCGCCACTGTCGGCCCTACCACCGAAGCGATCGTGCAGATGTGGCGCGACGAACTGGGTGTCGACGTACGTATCCAGCACGCGGAGAGCGGGACGTTCTTCAGTGATGTAGACCAGGGCCGCTACCAGATGTTCCACCTGGGCTGGATCATGGACTACCCGGATCCTGAGAACGTGCTCGACCTGCTCTTCCACGGCGAAAGCAGGCAGAATAACACGCGATACGACAACCCGGACGTCAACGCGAAGCTGGAGCAAGCGCGTGTCGAACAGGACAGCGAGGCGCGCTTGCGTCTCTACCAGGAAGTCGAGCGGACGTTGATCGAGGACGCCGCGTGGGTGCCGTTGTTCTTCGACCGGTCGTACATCCTGGTAAAGCCGTACGTGCAGGGCTTCACGCTGCCGCCAACGGTCGTCGAACGATTCCGCGACGTGGAAGTCAACCGATAA
- a CDS encoding ABC transporter permease — protein MEGLAGYVLRRLLFLPITLLIVSFATFYITRWGPGDPVRVYADAGYSDPEALDRVRDKYGLDEPIIVQYGVWLEDIVTEGDMGVSLRYRDRPVTEIIGPKIWVSMQLGLWAFILTFLVGIPAGVYAAVRQGTWRDPTLISFFLFFQSIPVLVSVPVLVLVFAAKLHWLPAGGFDGLFSKSIIIPTLALSLPGIAGVARLARAATLGTLHEDFVRTARAKGLGEPVVISRHVARNSLVPVMTTVIGLSLVGLVEGAIITETLLGIPGIGRFVFESVNGRDYNVIMAIVVLITTLFVLANLLVDLLLLVIDPRIRASRSELG, from the coding sequence ATGGAAGGGTTAGCCGGCTACGTCCTGCGTCGCCTGCTGTTTCTTCCGATCACGCTCCTCATCGTCTCGTTCGCGACGTTCTACATCACACGCTGGGGCCCCGGCGACCCCGTGCGTGTGTACGCCGATGCTGGTTACAGCGATCCCGAAGCGCTCGACCGTGTGCGCGACAAGTACGGCCTCGATGAGCCAATCATCGTGCAGTACGGCGTCTGGCTGGAAGACATCGTCACCGAAGGCGATATGGGCGTCAGCTTGCGCTATCGCGATCGCCCCGTCACCGAGATCATCGGCCCCAAGATCTGGGTGTCGATGCAACTCGGGCTCTGGGCGTTCATCCTCACGTTCCTGGTCGGCATTCCGGCAGGCGTGTACGCGGCGGTCCGCCAGGGGACGTGGCGCGACCCGACGCTGATCAGCTTCTTTCTGTTCTTCCAGTCGATCCCCGTGCTCGTGTCGGTGCCGGTATTGGTGTTGGTGTTTGCCGCAAAGCTCCACTGGCTGCCCGCGGGCGGGTTCGACGGCTTGTTTTCGAAGTCCATCATTATTCCCACGCTCGCGCTGTCGCTGCCGGGGATCGCCGGCGTTGCGCGGCTCGCTCGCGCGGCGACGCTCGGCACCCTGCACGAGGACTTCGTGCGCACGGCGCGCGCGAAAGGGCTCGGCGAGCCGGTCGTGATCTCCCGCCACGTCGCACGCAACTCGCTGGTGCCCGTGATGACGACTGTCATTGGACTGTCGCTCGTCGGTCTTGTCGAAGGAGCGATCATCACCGAGACGTTGCTCGGCATCCCGGGCATCGGGCGATTCGTCTTCGAGTCTGTGAACGGCCGCGACTACAACGTGATCATGGCGATCGTCGTGCTGATCACGACGCTGTTCGTGCTCGCCAACCTGCTCGTCGACCTGTTGTTGCTCGTCATCGATCCGCGCATCAGGGCGTCGAGGAGCGAGCTG